The Synechococcus sp. CC9605 sequence AAATTGTATCTAAATTATATTGATTTACTAAAGATGACTCAAGTAATTCTTTGACTACGGAGTCCTCTCTGCTGATTTCTTCGATCGTAACTTCGCTCAGTACCTCTTCGAACTGCTGGAAGGCTAAGGAGTGACCCGATCGCATTGAGCGCCATCTACCTGTGCTTTGAGCAACAAATTGCTCAATCTTCATGCAGGCTTGTGCTGTTTTCTGAGCTGAGCTCATCCAGTGAAGGAGAGTTGATGTGCATCATGTTAACCATAGAGTCGACCATCATGGACATGGCCATGGGTGTTGATGAGACCGACTGCAGGAATGTTGTGTTCCTGTTTGGGTTTTCGCTGGATGGTGGACGCAGAATGGGCATGTCTGGAACTAAATTTTGTTTTGTACCTGTCGACAGGGTCGTATTGACCGGTTGAATATCACTTGAAGATTATGACTGAGCAACCAGTCAAATCTGCCAGATTTACCCAAGGGTTAAGCCTTCGCAATAGAAAGGATCTGCCCACCCTGCGACAGAATTGATTTGATGGTGGCTGACATGGAGGTTTGATTCACCACCGATTTTTGGACTGCTCGGCGGTTGGCACCCACCTGACGACGTGATGTCCAGTTGATCGTCAACGCCTTGGCGTTGCCTACGCTTCTGCGATCCTGTGCCTCTGGTGAACTGTCAGTGCAGAGACTACTCAAAAGTTTCGAATCTGTTTCTGCGTTGTCGTATCCGGCATATCCGGCATCCAAAGCTTTCGCACGTGTGAAGTACAGCGTGCTTCCGCCCACCACGGTCTGCGTGGCACGATTGTATGGAACTTGATCGATGCCGAAGGCAGAAAGATATTCATCGCTGTAGGTGTAACTGGCGATTTCTGCTTCGTATCCCTCTTCTTGCAGCAGTCGAACATGGCTCATCAACTCAGCTTGGTCACGGGGAGGACGGCCTAGTAGATGTTTGAAGTTCAGTTCAACAAAGCGGTAGGGGCTGTTGCTTTCCAGAAAAAGCTTTTTATAGGTTTCCGACTGGGCGAGAGCAGTTACCAATCCTTGAACCGTTAGGTCACCGTTCATGAACAGTGCCTCAATGGAAGGGTTCAGATCGAGTTCCATCAGGTGTCGATTGCCAAACACCTGGCGGTACGCTTGGCGTACCACATCTGAAGCATGTGATGTGTCGACGTTGGCAGCTGAGGAAAGAGTTGTTGGCCCAGTCATTTTTGTCTGAATAGAAGGTGATGTGAGTGAGCCACCCTTCAGGCAGTGGCTCCCTGTTGCAGCAATCGAATGCTTTTACATCACTTCAGTGATGGAAACGATCTTGCCTCCCCGAGCATGGATGTACTTCATTTGGCTGCTCATATCTTTTCCGGACACGACGTAGCTGTTTCCAGCTGTGCGTTGGCGGGAGCGTGCTGCCTGAGAAGCAACAACGATGCGATACCGCTTCTTGGTGGGATCAGCTGCACCCGATTGGGTTCCGGTGCGGTTGGCCCGGCTGGTGGTTTTGCTCCAGCCACTGGGTGCCAGCCCTGTTGCGACCGAACTCACCAAAGCAGAGCTTCCGAGGACTGTATCGCTCGCTGCGTACCCTTCTGCCAGGCTCAGTTGACGGTTGAAGTCAACTTGAGAGCGGCCGCTTTCGGTAAGAATTCGAGCGAATGGAACTGTGTCTTCACCAAAGGTGTTCTGATATTCCTGGCTATCCACGTAGCTGGAGATTTCAGCCTCATAGCCACCTTCGGCAAGGATCTTGGTGTGTTCGCTGATTTCGGCTTGGGACCGCGGTGCTCTTCCCAGGAAATGTTTGAAGTTCAGCTCGATGAATCGATACGGCGCGCTGGTTTCGAAGAAACGACGCTTGTATTCGGCTGAAAGGCCCACAGCACGAACGAATTCACGTGTGCTCAGATAGCCATCGATGAATTTGCTTTCCGCTGAGATAACCCGTTCGAATTCCATCAGATGGGGATTGCCCATCACCTGTTTGTAGGTGGAACGAATCAGC is a genomic window containing:
- a CDS encoding phycobilisome rod-core linker polypeptide; translated protein: MTGPTTLSSAANVDTSHASDVVRQAYRQVFGNRHLMELDLNPSIEALFMNGDLTVQGLVTALAQSETYKKLFLESNSPYRFVELNFKHLLGRPPRDQAELMSHVRLLQEEGYEAEIASYTYSDEYLSAFGIDQVPYNRATQTVVGGSTLYFTRAKALDAGYAGYDNAETDSKLLSSLCTDSSPEAQDRRSVGNAKALTINWTSRRQVGANRRAVQKSVVNQTSMSATIKSILSQGGQILSIAKA